From a single Candidatus Eisenbacteria bacterium genomic region:
- the hydG gene encoding [FeFe] hydrogenase H-cluster radical SAM maturase HydG → MNRLSIKEFVEKRIRPEQVHRYLDGGRDFIDDDAIRAALARRDEPDRARLRDILDRSLAVETLGIEETAALLRARDPEAVAEMEDAAARVKRKVYDNRIVVFAPLYLGTRCVNDCLYCGFRRGNAAMKRGVLSRERLIREVEELAGRIGHKRLIVVYGEHPETDTGYIAETLETIYAVRAAAPGGGEGRIRRANVNAAPLPVEDLERLRETGIGTYQVFQETYDREVYRRVHPAGTIKHDFAWRLTCMHRALDAGVDDVGIGALFGLADWRFETLGLVAHARELETRFGVGPHTISFPRLEPAQNSALPLSERKETADADFRRLVTVLRLAVPHAGMILTAREPARIRRELIPLGITQIDAQSRIGLGAYSERPDVEEEDRQQFHLNDGRTLEEVIRELADAGIITSFCTAGYRCGRTGKRIMDLLRSGKEGRFCKLNAILTFREWLLDFAGGETRRAGEALIERETEEVRRRMPEYLGPLLEYDGRIRDGERDLYF, encoded by the coding sequence ATGAATCGATTATCCATAAAAGAATTCGTCGAGAAGCGGATCCGCCCGGAACAGGTTCATCGCTATCTGGACGGCGGCCGGGACTTCATCGACGACGACGCGATACGCGCCGCCCTGGCGAGGCGCGACGAGCCGGACCGCGCCCGCCTGCGCGACATCCTGGACCGTTCCCTCGCCGTGGAGACGCTCGGTATCGAGGAGACGGCGGCGCTCCTCCGGGCGCGCGACCCGGAGGCGGTCGCCGAGATGGAGGACGCGGCGGCCCGCGTGAAGCGGAAGGTGTACGACAACCGGATCGTCGTTTTCGCGCCGCTCTACCTCGGCACCCGATGCGTGAACGATTGCCTCTACTGCGGGTTTCGCCGCGGCAACGCGGCGATGAAGCGCGGGGTTCTCTCCCGGGAACGTCTGATCCGCGAGGTGGAGGAGCTGGCCGGACGGATCGGTCACAAACGGCTGATCGTGGTCTACGGCGAACACCCGGAGACGGACACCGGCTACATCGCGGAAACGCTGGAGACGATCTACGCCGTCCGCGCCGCCGCGCCGGGGGGAGGCGAGGGGCGAATCCGCCGGGCCAATGTGAACGCCGCGCCCCTCCCGGTCGAGGACCTCGAGAGGCTGCGCGAGACGGGAATCGGCACGTATCAGGTCTTTCAGGAGACCTACGACCGCGAGGTCTACCGGCGGGTGCATCCCGCCGGGACGATCAAGCATGATTTCGCGTGGCGCCTCACCTGCATGCACAGGGCGCTGGACGCCGGCGTGGACGACGTGGGGATCGGCGCGCTCTTCGGCCTGGCGGACTGGCGCTTCGAAACGCTCGGCCTGGTGGCGCACGCGCGCGAACTGGAAACACGCTTCGGCGTCGGGCCGCACACGATCTCCTTCCCCCGCCTCGAGCCGGCGCAGAACTCGGCGCTTCCCCTCTCGGAGCGGAAAGAGACGGCGGACGCCGACTTCCGGCGTCTGGTGACGGTCCTCCGGCTCGCCGTCCCCCACGCGGGCATGATCCTGACCGCCCGCGAGCCGGCGAGGATCCGCCGGGAACTGATTCCGCTCGGAATCACCCAAATCGACGCCCAATCCCGGATCGGTCTCGGCGCCTACAGCGAACGGCCCGACGTGGAGGAGGAGGACAGGCAGCAGTTTCACCTGAACGACGGGCGCACCCTGGAGGAGGTGATCCGTGAGCTGGCGGATGCGGGGATCATCACCAGTTTCTGCACCGCCGGATATCGGTGCGGGCGAACGGGGAAACGGATCATGGATCTCCTCCGGAGCGGGAAGGAGGGGCGCTTTTGCAAGCTGAACGCCATCCTCACCTTCCGGGAATGGCTCCTCGATTTCGCCGGCGGGGAAACGCGGCGCGCCGGCGAAGCGCTGATCGAGCGGGAGACGGAAGAGGTGCGCCGGCGCATGCCCGAGTATCTCGGACCGCTCCTCGAATACGACGGGAGAATCCGCGACGGCGAGCGGGACCTTTATTTCTGA
- the hydF gene encoding [FeFe] hydrogenase H-cluster maturation GTPase HydF produces the protein MARGRGKDFRGFRLHIGIFGRRNTGKSSLLNAITRQSVSIVSDFAGTTTDPVEKPMELLPLGPVLFIDTAGLDDEGALGALRVEKTRRVLDRTDLGVIVTDAGAWGPFEEKLLAEFEELGTPVLVAANKTDLRPADRETAASLGRRGVRMVEIAAPLGEGIDAFRQALLESAPEDWIENPVIAGDLVGPGGLALLVIPVDKEAPRGRLILPQVQTIRDLLDHDAQCVIAKDTDLPRALERLAEPPDLVVTDSQAFRRVAEATPESIPMTGFSILYSRMKGDLPTQVEGALAAERLRPGDRVLIAEACSHHPIEDDIGRVKIPRWLNERVGGALRYDTVQGRDFPGDLSPYRLVIHCGACMFNRRAMLSRILRCRLSGVPVTNYGLIIAHTLGLFERALRPFPEALAVLERERGAGGAAAS, from the coding sequence ATGGCCCGCGGCAGAGGAAAGGACTTTCGGGGATTCCGTCTTCACATCGGGATCTTCGGCAGGAGGAACACGGGCAAGTCGAGCCTTCTGAACGCGATCACGAGGCAGAGCGTCTCCATCGTCTCCGATTTCGCCGGCACCACCACCGACCCGGTGGAAAAGCCGATGGAGCTGCTCCCCCTCGGCCCGGTCCTCTTTATCGACACGGCCGGCCTGGACGACGAGGGGGCGCTCGGCGCGCTCCGGGTGGAGAAGACGCGCCGCGTGCTCGACCGAACCGATCTGGGTGTGATCGTCACGGACGCCGGCGCCTGGGGTCCCTTCGAAGAAAAGCTCCTCGCGGAGTTCGAGGAGTTGGGCACTCCGGTGCTGGTGGCGGCGAACAAGACGGACCTTCGCCCGGCCGACCGAGAGACGGCGGCGTCGCTGGGGCGCCGGGGGGTCCGCATGGTGGAGATCGCCGCGCCCCTCGGCGAGGGGATCGACGCCTTCCGGCAGGCGCTCCTGGAGAGCGCCCCCGAAGACTGGATCGAGAATCCGGTCATCGCCGGCGACCTGGTCGGTCCGGGCGGCCTCGCGCTCCTCGTGATTCCCGTCGACAAGGAGGCGCCCCGTGGGAGGCTGATCCTGCCGCAGGTGCAGACGATCCGGGATCTGCTCGATCACGACGCCCAGTGCGTGATCGCCAAGGACACGGACCTCCCGCGGGCTCTGGAGCGGCTCGCCGAGCCGCCCGACCTGGTGGTCACCGACTCGCAGGCCTTCCGCCGCGTCGCCGAGGCCACCCCCGAATCGATCCCCATGACCGGCTTCTCCATACTTTATTCCCGAATGAAAGGGGATCTTCCCACCCAGGTGGAAGGGGCGCTCGCGGCGGAGCGTCTCCGTCCCGGCGACCGCGTGCTCATCGCCGAGGCGTGCTCCCACCACCCCATCGAGGACGACATCGGTCGCGTCAAGATCCCCCGATGGCTGAACGAAAGGGTGGGGGGAGCCCTCCGATACGACACCGTCCAGGGGCGCGACTTCCCAGGCGATCTCTCCCCCTACCGTCTGGTGATCCACTGCGGCGCCTGCATGTTCAATCGCCGGGCGATGCTCTCCCGCATTCTCCGCTGTCGCCTCTCCGGCGTGCCGGTCACCAACTACGGGCTGATCATCGCCCACACGCTCGGTCTTTTCGAAAGGGCGCTCCGTCCCTTCCCCGAGGCGCTCGCCGTGCTGGAGAGGGAGCGGGGCGCCGGCGGAGCGGCGGCGTCGTGA
- the hydE gene encoding [FeFe] hydrogenase H-cluster radical SAM maturase HydE, whose product MSGGSLSRVDLLRWLREEDPIRLEELWREADRVRREAVGDEIHLRGLLEISNHCRLDCLYCGIRAGNASLPRYRMEEKETVASARRAGELGYGTVVIQSGDDPAITGPSLARAVRRIKEETAGAVTLSIGERPLEDLAAWRRAGADRYLLRFETSDRSLYERVHPAPRGRRSDRIALLGALRDLGYEVGSGVLIGLPGQSVESLADDLLLFRELDLDMIGVGPFHPHPDTPLGRGEGPAPAAEPVRNDPVTACKTIALARLLCPEANIPSTTALAALGAGERADALRRGANVFMPNVTPLPYRRLYSIYPSKAKVDESDERIHSEARSIVLSLGRRIGAGRGDRIRRKPTEKIDGPGSAERTLHRDGTGARSPGGFFPGGEGDPRPDQS is encoded by the coding sequence GTGAGCGGCGGTTCGCTCTCCCGGGTCGATCTCCTCCGATGGCTGCGGGAGGAAGACCCGATTCGTCTCGAGGAACTCTGGAGAGAAGCGGACCGCGTGCGCCGCGAGGCGGTGGGGGACGAGATTCATCTCCGGGGGCTTTTGGAGATCTCCAATCATTGCCGTCTCGACTGCCTCTACTGCGGGATCCGGGCCGGCAACGCGTCGCTCCCCCGATACCGAATGGAGGAGAAGGAAACCGTCGCCTCGGCGCGCCGCGCCGGAGAACTCGGCTACGGTACGGTGGTGATCCAATCCGGCGACGACCCGGCGATCACCGGCCCCTCCCTCGCCCGGGCGGTGCGACGGATTAAAGAAGAGACGGCGGGGGCGGTGACGCTCTCCATCGGCGAGAGGCCGTTGGAGGATCTGGCCGCCTGGCGGCGCGCGGGCGCGGACCGCTACCTTCTCCGGTTCGAGACTTCGGATCGCTCCCTCTACGAAAGGGTCCACCCCGCGCCGCGGGGTCGCCGCTCCGACCGGATCGCCCTACTCGGCGCGCTCCGCGATCTGGGATACGAAGTCGGGAGCGGCGTGTTGATCGGTCTCCCCGGGCAGAGCGTGGAAAGCCTCGCCGACGACCTCCTCCTCTTCCGCGAACTGGATCTGGACATGATCGGCGTGGGGCCTTTCCATCCCCACCCCGACACACCCCTCGGCCGGGGGGAGGGGCCGGCGCCCGCCGCGGAGCCCGTCCGGAACGACCCGGTCACCGCCTGCAAAACGATCGCCCTTGCGCGTCTCCTCTGTCCCGAGGCGAACATCCCGAGCACGACCGCCCTCGCGGCACTGGGAGCGGGGGAGAGGGCCGACGCCCTCCGCCGCGGCGCGAACGTCTTCATGCCGAACGTGACGCCGCTCCCGTACAGGCGCCTCTACTCGATCTATCCGTCCAAGGCGAAGGTTGACGAATCGGACGAGAGAATTCATTCTGAGGCGCGAAGCATCGTCCTTTCCCTGGGCCGTCGGATCGGCGCCGGCCGCGGGGACCGAATCCGAAGGAAACCGACGGAGAAGATCGATGGACCGGGATCGGCCGAACGTACGCTACATCGAGATGGAACCGGGGCCCGTTCGCCTGGAGGATTTTTCCCCGGCGGAGAGGGAGATCCTCGACCGGATCAATCGTAA
- a CDS encoding HAMP domain-containing histidine kinase: MDRDRPNVRYIEMEPGPVRLEDFSPAEREILDRINRKIAAAESLESLIDFLFTSTRSLSPCDRIGVAFLEEEGARLSSHVNRASYEPLLLKKGYTEEMAGGSLEAVIRRGAIRIIGDLERYREKRPESRSSRLLLREGVRSNMTCPLRVDDRIVGVLFRSSRTSDAYDDRQARLHLAVAERLSQAVEKTYRIEQLDRANRAYLEMLGFVSHELKSPLASMVMDAAVLGEGGVGDLSPEQKEKIRRMSSKAEYLLSLVGEYLDLSRIEGGELRMRPLPDVDVIADVAEAACAIAEAPLREKGMTLERRYGDGPVRAECDPNLLKIVAVNLVGNAVKYGREGGAVRITVERPANRLVFAVWNEGPGFPEKERPKLFRRFSRIRTPELMKQKGTGVGLYTSWRIVRLHGGRIDADSLEGEWAEFRFEIPQPLPAEREGPDEKGKED, from the coding sequence ATGGACCGGGATCGGCCGAACGTACGCTACATCGAGATGGAACCGGGGCCCGTTCGCCTGGAGGATTTTTCCCCGGCGGAGAGGGAGATCCTCGACCGGATCAATCGTAAGATCGCCGCCGCCGAATCGCTCGAAAGCCTGATCGATTTTCTCTTCACCTCCACGCGATCCCTCAGCCCCTGCGACAGGATCGGCGTCGCCTTTCTCGAGGAGGAGGGGGCGCGACTCTCTTCCCACGTCAACCGCGCCTCCTACGAACCTCTCCTTCTGAAAAAGGGATACACCGAGGAAATGGCCGGCGGTTCCCTGGAAGCGGTGATCCGGCGTGGGGCGATCCGGATCATCGGAGATCTGGAGCGCTACCGCGAGAAGCGCCCGGAATCCCGTTCCAGCCGGCTCCTCCTTCGGGAGGGAGTGCGCTCCAACATGACCTGCCCCCTCCGGGTGGACGACAGGATCGTGGGCGTTCTCTTTCGGAGCAGCCGCACGAGCGACGCATACGACGACCGTCAGGCGCGCCTTCACCTCGCCGTCGCCGAGCGACTCTCCCAAGCGGTGGAGAAGACCTACCGGATCGAGCAGCTCGACCGGGCGAACCGGGCTTATCTGGAGATGCTCGGTTTCGTCAGCCACGAGCTGAAAAGTCCTCTCGCCTCGATGGTGATGGACGCGGCGGTGCTCGGCGAGGGAGGTGTCGGCGACCTATCGCCGGAGCAGAAGGAAAAGATCCGACGGATGAGTTCCAAGGCGGAGTACCTCCTTTCCCTGGTGGGCGAGTATCTCGATCTCTCGCGGATCGAGGGGGGAGAGCTGCGGATGCGGCCCCTTCCGGACGTGGACGTGATCGCCGACGTGGCGGAGGCGGCCTGTGCGATCGCCGAAGCGCCTCTCCGGGAGAAGGGGATGACACTGGAGCGCCGCTACGGCGACGGCCCGGTGCGGGCCGAGTGCGACCCGAACCTGCTGAAGATCGTGGCGGTCAACCTCGTGGGGAACGCGGTCAAGTACGGCCGGGAGGGAGGCGCGGTGCGGATCACGGTGGAGCGGCCGGCGAACCGCCTCGTCTTCGCGGTGTGGAACGAAGGGCCCGGCTTCCCCGAGAAGGAGAGGCCCAAGCTATTCCGGCGTTTCTCACGGATCCGGACCCCCGAACTGATGAAGCAGAAAGGGACGGGCGTCGGGCTCTACACGTCCTGGCGCATCGTCCGGTTGCACGGCGGCCGGATCGACGCGGACTCCCTCGAGGGGGAGTGGGCGGAGTTCCGATTCGAGATTCCCCAACCCCTCCCGGCGGAACGGGAAGGCCCGGATGAAAAGGGAAAAGAGGATTAG
- a CDS encoding redox-sensing transcriptional repressor Rex, which yields MKSPGISHKAIGRLCLYRRILEEMDAEGKSRVFSHDLAGLAGQTAVLVRRDLMIIGYAGSPNRGYDVGALRHAIGDMLDQHEKRNVALVGVGNLGRALLDYFRGLRANLEISAAFDTDPDKVGRVIGGTRTHPLDDLSRVIEEQSIRVAVLTVPSGSAQETADRLVSAGVRSLLNFTRVRLQVPVGIYVENVDISMSLEKVAYFARKGELERGA from the coding sequence ATGAAAAGCCCCGGTATCTCCCACAAAGCGATCGGACGTCTCTGCCTTTACAGGCGCATTCTGGAGGAGATGGACGCGGAGGGGAAATCCCGCGTCTTCTCCCACGATCTGGCCGGCCTGGCGGGGCAGACCGCGGTTCTCGTTCGAAGGGACCTGATGATCATCGGATACGCGGGAAGCCCCAACCGGGGCTACGACGTGGGCGCGCTCCGGCACGCCATCGGCGACATGCTCGACCAGCATGAGAAGAGAAACGTGGCGTTGGTCGGCGTGGGAAACCTGGGTCGGGCCCTACTGGACTACTTCCGCGGACTCCGAGCCAATCTGGAGATCTCCGCCGCCTTCGATACGGACCCGGACAAGGTGGGTCGCGTCATCGGAGGCACGCGAACGCATCCCTTGGACGATTTGTCGCGCGTAATCGAGGAACAGTCGATCCGCGTGGCCGTCCTCACCGTGCCGAGCGGCTCGGCCCAGGAAACGGCCGACCGCCTCGTCTCGGCGGGCGTCCGCAGCCTTCTGAATTTCACGAGGGTCCGCCTGCAAGTCCCGGTGGGGATCTACGTGGAGAACGTGGACATCAGCATGTCCTTGGAAAAGGTCGCCTATTTCGCGCGAAAGGGCGAACTCGAGAGGGGCGCATGA
- the nuoE gene encoding NADH-quinone oxidoreductase subunit NuoE, with protein MNSSSASLREVLDRHPGARRDALIPILQEVQEKNGFLSREAVTEIGRHLDLPASKIYGVATFYNQFRFEPLGRWHVQVCRGTACHVKGSLAVLEAVKRRLKIEPGQTTRDGRFSLEVVACLGACGLAPVVSINGEFHGGVTAESIGKILASCRDEAEGR; from the coding sequence ATGAACAGCTCTTCCGCATCGTTGCGTGAGGTCCTCGACCGCCATCCCGGCGCGCGGCGGGACGCTTTGATTCCGATCCTGCAGGAAGTGCAGGAGAAGAACGGTTTCCTCTCCCGGGAGGCGGTGACGGAGATCGGCCGCCACCTCGATCTCCCGGCGAGCAAGATCTACGGGGTGGCCACCTTCTACAACCAGTTCCGTTTCGAGCCTCTCGGTCGCTGGCATGTCCAGGTCTGCCGGGGGACCGCGTGCCACGTGAAGGGATCCCTCGCCGTGCTGGAAGCGGTGAAACGGCGGTTGAAGATCGAGCCGGGCCAGACGACCCGGGACGGCCGTTTCAGCCTGGAGGTGGTCGCCTGTCTCGGCGCGTGCGGGCTGGCGCCCGTGGTGAGCATCAACGGGGAATTTCACGGCGGCGTGACGGCCGAGTCGATCGGCAAGATCCTCGCGTCCTGCCGCGACGAGGCGGAGGGGCGATGA
- a CDS encoding 4Fe-4S binding protein, with protein sequence MKTIQGTRGAAPLGAEKAALLRRETVTRPVLFIGTGTCGLGAGAARTLEAARRYLEERKIDAEIVQVGCIGLCALEPMLDAQLPGRNRLCFARVGEEDVQPILDRVFGGEPPSEKALFQFPAAGLTPWPGVPSMDEHPFFAPQTRLVLKNCGLIDPSRLDEYIARGGYEALSLVIHEKTPAEVCEEVEKSGLRGRGGGGFPTGKKWKFALGAAADRKYMICNADEGDPGAFMDRAVIEGDPHRLVEGLAIAAYAIGATKAYVYIRAEYPLAIERLRVAIGQAKERGFLGKNIQDSGFDLEILIKQGAGAFVCGEETALIHSIEGRRGMPRPRPPFPAVSGLFGKPTIINNVETLANVPFILAEGAEAFASLGTETSRGTKVFALSGKVRNTGLVEVVMGTSLRRVIFEIGGGVPNGKAFKAVQIGGPSGGCIPEPHLDVKVDYETLKTLGAMMGSGGLVVMDEDNCMVDVAKFFMDFIQRESCGKCIPCREGTRRMLEILTGITRSRRTEKENEGLERFQGVVNLEELAEVIRETALCGLGQTAPNPVLSTLRWFRDEYEAHIYERRCPAGVCTELLTYKIDADKCTGCTACARKCPVEAILGAPKSPHYIVEEKCIGCGNCLTVCRFGAVYTE encoded by the coding sequence ATGAAGACGATCCAAGGAACGCGCGGCGCCGCCCCGCTCGGCGCGGAAAAGGCGGCGCTCCTCCGGCGCGAGACGGTCACCCGGCCTGTCCTCTTCATCGGCACCGGCACCTGCGGCCTCGGCGCCGGCGCGGCGCGTACGCTGGAGGCGGCCCGTCGATACCTGGAAGAGAGGAAGATCGACGCCGAAATCGTTCAGGTCGGTTGCATCGGGCTCTGCGCCCTCGAACCGATGTTGGACGCGCAGCTCCCCGGAAGGAACCGTCTCTGTTTCGCCCGTGTGGGCGAAGAGGACGTGCAACCGATACTCGACCGGGTCTTCGGGGGGGAGCCTCCCTCGGAGAAGGCGCTCTTCCAGTTCCCCGCCGCCGGGCTCACGCCCTGGCCCGGCGTGCCCTCGATGGATGAGCACCCCTTCTTCGCCCCCCAGACCCGGCTGGTCCTGAAGAACTGCGGCCTCATCGATCCGTCCCGGCTCGACGAGTACATCGCGCGGGGAGGCTACGAAGCGCTATCCCTGGTCATCCACGAGAAAACACCGGCCGAGGTTTGCGAAGAGGTGGAGAAGAGCGGGCTCCGGGGGCGCGGCGGCGGAGGCTTCCCGACGGGGAAGAAGTGGAAATTCGCGCTCGGCGCGGCGGCGGACCGGAAATACATGATCTGCAACGCCGACGAGGGAGACCCCGGGGCGTTCATGGACCGCGCGGTGATCGAGGGGGACCCGCACCGCCTCGTGGAGGGCCTCGCCATCGCCGCGTACGCGATCGGCGCGACCAAAGCCTATGTATACATCCGGGCCGAGTACCCCTTGGCCATTGAACGGCTCCGCGTCGCCATCGGGCAGGCGAAGGAGAGAGGCTTCCTGGGGAAAAACATCCAGGACAGCGGATTCGACCTGGAGATCCTCATCAAGCAAGGGGCCGGCGCCTTCGTCTGCGGCGAGGAAACCGCCCTGATCCACAGCATCGAGGGGCGCCGAGGCATGCCGCGTCCGCGCCCGCCATTTCCCGCCGTGAGCGGGCTCTTCGGCAAGCCGACGATCATCAACAACGTGGAGACCCTCGCCAACGTCCCCTTCATTCTGGCCGAAGGCGCGGAAGCTTTCGCCTCCCTCGGCACGGAAACCAGCCGGGGGACCAAGGTGTTCGCCCTCTCCGGCAAGGTGCGGAACACGGGGCTGGTGGAGGTGGTGATGGGGACCTCGCTCCGCAGGGTGATCTTCGAGATCGGCGGCGGCGTCCCGAACGGTAAGGCTTTCAAAGCGGTCCAGATCGGCGGCCCCTCCGGCGGGTGCATCCCCGAGCCGCACCTGGACGTGAAGGTGGACTACGAAACCCTGAAAACGCTCGGCGCGATGATGGGTTCCGGCGGCCTCGTCGTGATGGACGAGGACAACTGCATGGTCGACGTGGCGAAGTTCTTCATGGACTTCATTCAGCGGGAGAGCTGCGGCAAGTGCATCCCCTGCCGGGAGGGGACGAGGCGGATGCTGGAGATTCTGACCGGCATCACGCGGAGCCGCAGAACGGAAAAGGAGAACGAGGGGCTGGAGCGCTTCCAGGGGGTGGTGAACCTGGAGGAACTGGCGGAGGTGATCCGGGAGACCGCTCTCTGCGGGCTCGGCCAGACGGCGCCCAATCCGGTGCTCAGCACCCTCCGCTGGTTCCGGGACGAGTACGAGGCGCACATCTACGAGCGGCGCTGCCCCGCCGGCGTCTGCACGGAGCTTCTCACCTATAAGATCGACGCGGACAAGTGCACCGGTTGCACCGCATGCGCGCGCAAATGCCCCGTCGAGGCGATCCTGGGCGCGCCCAAGAGTCCCCACTACATCGTCGAAGAGAAATGCATCGGCTGCGGGAACTGTCTCACCGTCTGCCGCTTCGGCGCGGTTTACACGGAATAG
- a CDS encoding iron hydrogenase small subunit: protein MITIEVNDRAVEAEAGEMLLEVLRREGIEVPTLCHVEGLPPTGACRLCVVEVEGQANLAPSCSYPVHAGMRAWTHSPRAVRARKTIVELLLSNHPDDCLYCSANGNCRLQSLAEELGVRGRRFLGEKNRFHRDISSPSISRDPAKCILCGRCVRVCEEIQTVSAIDFVGRGSGTRVAPAFNEGLNVSSCIHCGQCILACPTGALSEHSDLKAVEAALADPERFVVAQHAPSISVTLAELFGSKPGIDAQGAMTAALRRLGFDRVFDTAFSADLTIMEEASELVKRITSGGPLPMMTSCSPGWISFVEKFYPAFIPNLSTCKSPQQMLGAILKNHWAEREGIDPAKIYSVSIMPCTAKKFEAVRPEMARNGLPDIDAVLTTRELAQLIRSRGLHLDRLEPSADDLPFGTRSTAGKIFGASGGVMEAAIRTAHVLVTGRDLKDLKVKEVRGLSGVKEAKVKLGDLEAGVAVVSGLGNARRLLEEIRAGRKNLHFIEVMTCPGGCIAGGGQPIGADPKAIRARMQALYRIDRQGRIRTAHENPAVKQLYEEFLGEPLGEKSHVLLHTRYTAREALV from the coding sequence ATGATCACCATCGAAGTGAACGACCGGGCCGTGGAGGCGGAGGCGGGGGAGATGCTCCTCGAGGTTCTCCGCCGCGAGGGAATCGAGGTCCCGACTCTCTGCCACGTCGAGGGCCTGCCGCCCACGGGCGCCTGCAGACTCTGCGTGGTCGAGGTGGAGGGCCAGGCGAACCTGGCGCCGAGCTGCTCCTATCCGGTCCACGCGGGGATGCGGGCGTGGACCCATTCCCCGCGGGCCGTGCGCGCCCGCAAGACGATCGTGGAGCTCCTCCTCTCCAACCACCCGGACGACTGCCTCTACTGCTCCGCCAACGGCAACTGCCGCCTCCAGTCCCTCGCCGAGGAACTGGGCGTGCGGGGCCGCCGTTTCCTCGGGGAGAAGAACCGTTTCCACAGAGACATCTCGAGTCCCTCCATCTCGCGGGACCCGGCGAAGTGCATCCTCTGCGGCCGCTGCGTGCGCGTCTGCGAGGAGATCCAGACCGTCTCCGCCATCGATTTCGTCGGCCGGGGAAGCGGAACCCGGGTGGCCCCCGCTTTCAATGAAGGCCTCAATGTTTCCAGTTGCATCCACTGCGGCCAGTGCATCCTCGCCTGCCCGACCGGCGCGCTCTCCGAGCATTCCGACCTGAAGGCGGTGGAGGCGGCCCTCGCGGACCCGGAGCGTTTCGTGGTGGCGCAGCACGCGCCGAGTATCTCGGTCACCCTGGCGGAACTCTTCGGCAGCAAGCCGGGGATCGACGCCCAGGGGGCGATGACCGCCGCTCTCCGCCGTCTCGGCTTCGACCGCGTGTTCGACACCGCCTTCTCGGCGGACCTCACGATCATGGAAGAGGCGTCGGAGCTGGTGAAGCGCATCACCTCGGGGGGTCCTCTCCCGATGATGACGAGTTGCTCTCCCGGGTGGATCAGTTTCGTGGAAAAGTTCTACCCCGCTTTTATCCCGAACCTTTCCACCTGCAAGAGCCCTCAACAGATGCTCGGCGCGATTCTGAAGAACCACTGGGCGGAGCGGGAGGGGATCGACCCGGCGAAGATCTACAGCGTTTCCATCATGCCCTGCACCGCGAAGAAGTTCGAGGCGGTCCGCCCCGAGATGGCGCGTAACGGCCTGCCGGACATCGACGCGGTCCTCACCACGCGGGAGTTGGCTCAGCTGATCCGGAGCCGGGGACTCCACCTGGACCGTCTGGAGCCGAGCGCGGACGACCTTCCCTTCGGGACCCGCTCCACGGCCGGGAAGATCTTCGGAGCCAGCGGCGGCGTGATGGAGGCGGCGATCCGAACCGCGCATGTTCTCGTCACCGGCCGCGATCTGAAGGATCTGAAAGTGAAGGAGGTCCGGGGTCTTTCGGGAGTAAAGGAAGCGAAAGTGAAACTGGGCGACCTGGAGGCGGGCGTGGCGGTCGTGAGCGGTCTCGGCAACGCCCGCCGTTTACTCGAGGAGATTCGCGCGGGACGCAAGAATCTGCACTTCATCGAGGTCATGACCTGCCCGGGCGGGTGCATCGCCGGCGGAGGCCAGCCGATCGGCGCCGACCCGAAGGCGATCCGCGCACGGATGCAGGCGCTCTACCGGATCGACCGCCAGGGGCGTATCCGGACGGCCCACGAGAACCCGGCGGTGAAGCAGCTGTACGAGGAGTTTCTCGGCGAACCGCTCGGAGAGAAGAGTCACGTTCTCCTGCACACGAGGTACACGGCGCGGGAGGCGCTCGTTTGA
- a CDS encoding response regulator translates to MEQIGTNRTVMVVDDDLDFLETMKLRLEGAGFRVLTAESVPDAEAILDETRPDLAIIDLMMEHIDSGFTLAHKIKRKDPSIPVIMITGVTAETGLMFETDTKRERSWTKADVLLDKPIRFEQLEREMARLLRRGE, encoded by the coding sequence ATGGAACAGATCGGAACGAACCGAACCGTCATGGTCGTCGACGACGACCTCGATTTTCTGGAGACCATGAAGCTGCGCCTGGAAGGGGCCGGCTTCCGGGTGCTCACCGCCGAGAGCGTCCCCGACGCGGAGGCGATCCTGGACGAAACAAGGCCGGACCTGGCGATCATCGACCTGATGATGGAGCATATCGACAGCGGGTTCACGCTCGCCCACAAGATCAAAAGGAAGGACCCGTCGATCCCGGTGATCATGATCACCGGCGTGACCGCCGAAACGGGCCTGATGTTCGAGACCGACACGAAGCGGGAACGTTCCTGGACCAAGGCGGACGTGCTCTTGGACAAGCCGATCCGTTTCGAGCAGTTGGAGAGGGAGATGGCGCGTCTTCTGCGGCGGGGAGAGTAG